A genomic window from Brevibacillus agri includes:
- a CDS encoding response regulator produces MMPFRVLIADDHPHAREAIKSVLAEHPIFELVDEARDGQHAIQLCRLHQPDLVLMDISMPQCNGLEATRIIKAQYPFIKIVMLSVSDDIVDLFTAIQYGAQGYLLKNTNHEDWISYLQELISGESRHSRKLAGKMLYPFMDTSTSDEPPPSLLTNREQEIAKYVAHGKTNLQIANALSIRENTVKNHIRNILDKLQLENRVQLASYAVRHRLAETDNQPLV; encoded by the coding sequence ATGATGCCTTTTCGGGTTTTGATCGCAGACGATCATCCGCACGCGCGCGAGGCGATTAAAAGCGTGCTCGCGGAGCATCCCATATTCGAACTGGTGGACGAAGCAAGAGATGGCCAGCATGCAATCCAGCTTTGCCGCTTGCATCAGCCTGATCTCGTCCTGATGGATATTTCCATGCCGCAGTGCAACGGACTGGAAGCGACCCGAATCATCAAAGCGCAATACCCGTTTATCAAAATCGTCATGCTGAGTGTCTCCGACGACATTGTCGACCTGTTTACGGCAATCCAATACGGCGCCCAAGGCTACTTGCTGAAAAACACCAACCACGAGGACTGGATATCGTATTTGCAGGAGCTGATCTCCGGTGAATCCCGCCACTCGCGCAAGCTTGCCGGAAAAATGCTCTATCCTTTCATGGACACGTCCACGAGCGACGAGCCTCCCCCCTCTCTGCTGACCAACCGGGAGCAGGAAATCGCGAAATACGTGGCGCACGGGAAGACGAACCTGCAGATCGCCAATGCCTTGTCGATCCGGGAAAATACGGTCAAAAACCACATCCGCAATATTTTGGACAAGCTGCAACTGGAAAACAGGGTACAGCTCGCCTCCTACGCCGTCCGCCATCGCTTGGCAGAGACAGACAACCAGCCGCTTGTCTAG
- a CDS encoding DUF5412 family protein — MNKTLIRSFIVTVILIISMIGFLVYHYFYSMSNLPQGNLIEQSVSPSGDFTLNAYLVNGGATSALCVRGELQNNKTGAKKNIYWDYRIDKADIEWINNETVSINGHVLNIYDQIYDWRRN, encoded by the coding sequence ATGAATAAAACTCTTATTAGATCCTTTATTGTTACTGTCATTTTGATTATTAGTATGATTGGGTTCCTTGTATATCATTATTTTTACTCGATGTCCAATTTACCCCAAGGCAATCTAATCGAACAATCCGTATCGCCTTCTGGAGATTTTACGTTAAATGCCTATCTTGTAAATGGTGGTGCAACATCTGCGCTTTGCGTTAGAGGAGAACTGCAAAATAATAAAACAGGAGCCAAAAAAAATATTTACTGGGATTATCGAATCGATAAAGCCGATATTGAATGGATTAATAATGAAACAGTCTCCATAAACGGTCACGTTTTAAACATCTATGACCAGATATATGATTGGAGAAGAAATTAG
- a CDS encoding Ada metal-binding domain-containing protein, giving the protein MHASEKPGASHQQNGLKTYTLLGPDRRPNQSYSRGTLGGYRRRHIYGRLDCPSALRAIAKGGYVAQRVFFADEKTALAAGYRPCAVCLPEKYAQWKAERTTSGLSEAPESGNCETP; this is encoded by the coding sequence ATGCATGCCAGCGAAAAGCCCGGCGCAAGCCACCAACAGAACGGCCTGAAAACCTACACCCTTCTCGGGCCCGACCGCCGCCCTAACCAAAGTTACTCTCGCGGTACGCTGGGAGGATATCGGCGGCGCCACATATACGGACGCCTCGATTGCCCCTCCGCTCTGCGGGCTATAGCCAAAGGCGGGTATGTGGCCCAGCGGGTGTTTTTTGCCGATGAAAAAACGGCTCTGGCAGCGGGCTATCGTCCGTGCGCAGTTTGTTTGCCGGAAAAGTATGCGCAGTGGAAAGCGGAGCGCACTACCTCCGGCCTGTCGGAAGCTCCTGAATCCGGCAATTGTGAAACGCCGTAA
- a CDS encoding SgcJ/EcaC family oxidoreductase, with the protein MNQREKDVQDIREVFVALVDAWNRGDAAAYGDCFTEDADYVTFMGQHLKGRAQIAEVHGWLFHGPLKGSTLESSALAECKPRFLAENVAVVHATGEARLANPEQDPNDRDSINTNVVVKQRGVWKITAFHNCRIQELPTGRR; encoded by the coding sequence ATGAATCAGCGGGAAAAAGACGTGCAAGACATTCGCGAGGTGTTTGTTGCGCTGGTTGATGCCTGGAATCGGGGAGATGCCGCGGCGTACGGGGATTGTTTTACCGAAGATGCGGACTACGTGACGTTCATGGGGCAGCATCTGAAGGGAAGGGCGCAAATCGCCGAGGTGCATGGGTGGCTGTTTCACGGGCCGTTGAAAGGTTCGACATTGGAGTCGAGCGCTCTTGCTGAATGCAAGCCGCGGTTTCTTGCAGAAAACGTAGCTGTGGTGCACGCAACGGGCGAGGCCAGACTGGCGAATCCCGAACAGGACCCAAACGACAGAGACTCGATCAATACGAATGTGGTCGTCAAGCAACGTGGCGTGTGGAAAATTACGGCGTTTCACAATTGCCGGATTCAGGAGCTTCCGACAGGCCGGAGGTAG
- a CDS encoding 2,3-butanediol dehydrogenase, translating into MKALRWHGLKDLRLETIAEPQPLKGQVKIRVEWCGICGSDLHEYVAGPIFIPEGAPHPLTGEKAPIVMGHEFSGQVVEVGESVTKIKVGDRVVVEPVFACGTCAACAQGKYNLCNKMGFLGLAGGGGGFSEYVACDEHMVHKIPDTLSYEQGALVEPSAVALYAVRSSQLKAGDKAVVFGAGPIGLLVIEALKAAGAAEIYAVELSPERKNKAAELGAIVLDPKECDVVQEIHNRTNGGADIAFEVTGVPPVLTQAIESTKIAGQIMIVSIFEREAPIKPNNIVMKERSMTGIIGYRDVFPAVISLMEKGFFPADKLVTQRIKLDEIVDHGFEALLKEKNQVKILVSPKA; encoded by the coding sequence ATGAAAGCGTTACGCTGGCACGGTTTAAAAGACCTCCGTCTGGAGACAATCGCGGAGCCTCAACCCCTCAAAGGACAAGTGAAAATCAGAGTGGAATGGTGCGGCATTTGCGGAAGCGACCTGCATGAATACGTGGCAGGCCCGATCTTCATTCCGGAAGGAGCACCGCATCCGCTTACAGGCGAAAAAGCTCCTATCGTCATGGGTCACGAATTTTCCGGACAAGTCGTAGAGGTCGGAGAAAGCGTAACGAAGATCAAAGTAGGCGATCGCGTGGTCGTCGAGCCGGTCTTCGCGTGCGGAACTTGCGCTGCGTGCGCGCAAGGCAAATACAACCTGTGCAACAAAATGGGCTTCCTCGGACTTGCTGGCGGTGGCGGCGGCTTCTCGGAATACGTGGCGTGCGATGAACACATGGTCCACAAAATTCCGGACACCCTCTCCTACGAGCAAGGCGCACTGGTCGAACCATCTGCAGTGGCGCTCTACGCGGTGCGCTCCAGCCAACTGAAAGCCGGCGACAAAGCAGTCGTATTCGGTGCCGGCCCCATCGGCCTGCTCGTCATCGAAGCGCTGAAAGCAGCAGGCGCAGCGGAAATTTACGCGGTCGAGCTGTCTCCTGAGCGCAAAAACAAAGCGGCTGAGCTTGGCGCGATCGTCCTCGATCCGAAAGAGTGCGATGTGGTTCAGGAGATTCACAACCGCACCAACGGCGGCGCGGATATCGCATTTGAAGTAACAGGCGTGCCTCCGGTTCTCACGCAAGCGATCGAATCGACCAAAATCGCCGGACAAATCATGATCGTCAGCATCTTCGAACGCGAAGCGCCAATCAAGCCGAACAACATCGTCATGAAAGAACGCTCGATGACAGGCATCATCGGCTACCGCGACGTGTTCCCGGCCGTCATCAGCCTGATGGAAAAAGGCTTCTTCCCTGCGGACAAGCTCGTCACCCAGCGCATCAAACTCGACGAGATCGTCGACCACGGATTCGAAGCGCTGCTGAAAGAGAAAAACCAGGTGAAAATCCTCGTAAGTCCGAAAGCCTAA
- a CDS encoding MarR family winged helix-turn-helix transcriptional regulator codes for MSSDDRQHPALSLTPIQQELLQEIRTNSSRAVMFHQMISEKLGLNATDHKCLDFLYRSGPVTAGQLAELTGLTTGAVTNVIDRLEQAGYVVRAKDPKDRRKVVVKPTDHGPDNISPLFDSILHKTIALLDRYTEQETRVILDFLKSCNAISLEEMNKQKEAGS; via the coding sequence ATGTCAAGCGATGATCGCCAGCACCCTGCACTCAGCCTTACCCCCATCCAGCAAGAGCTGCTCCAGGAAATTCGCACAAACAGCTCCCGCGCTGTCATGTTCCATCAAATGATCTCGGAAAAATTGGGCCTGAATGCCACCGATCACAAATGCCTGGACTTTTTGTACAGGTCTGGTCCGGTCACAGCCGGACAGCTTGCCGAATTGACCGGACTGACGACAGGCGCGGTCACCAACGTCATCGACCGTCTGGAGCAGGCAGGCTATGTGGTGCGGGCCAAAGACCCGAAAGACCGCAGAAAAGTGGTCGTCAAGCCAACCGATCATGGCCCGGACAACATCTCGCCTTTGTTCGATTCGATCCTGCACAAGACGATTGCGCTGCTCGACCGTTACACCGAGCAGGAAACGCGCGTCATCCTCGACTTTTTGAAAAGCTGCAACGCCATTTCCTTGGAAGAAATGAACAAACAAAAAGAAGCCGGCTCTTGA
- a CDS encoding deoxyribonuclease IV, which produces MLKIGSHVSFSGKGLLNAAEEAASYGSSTFMIYTGAPQNTRRKPIEDQYITEGKEVMAKNGVEEIVVHAPYIINLGSYKEDTFELAVRFLQEEIRRTDYIGVKNIVLHPGAYTDKDAEYGIARIAEGLNEVLAGVKDTDVKIALETMAGKGTEIGRSFEEIAAIIEKVEDNSKLAVCMDTCHIHDAGYDIVHDFDGVLEQFDRIIGLDRLTVVHLNDSKNFRGAQKDRHAPIGAGLIGFDAMSYIVNHEKIRHLPLVLETPWIGKEKGKERPMYEAEIALLRGEVEKRFGDEFMDHVERLDYFFRKQDVTRREYVVGIWELLKNDAKAKKADSREPMERLYDMAVEARLFPELSEEQLNHRLTAWFAIPKFS; this is translated from the coding sequence ATGCTGAAAATAGGCTCGCACGTCTCATTCTCCGGAAAAGGACTGCTCAATGCCGCCGAGGAAGCCGCTTCCTACGGCTCTAGCACGTTCATGATCTACACGGGAGCACCGCAAAACACGCGGCGCAAACCGATTGAAGACCAATACATCACCGAGGGCAAGGAAGTCATGGCCAAAAATGGCGTCGAGGAAATCGTCGTCCATGCCCCGTACATCATCAACCTGGGGTCTTACAAGGAAGACACCTTCGAGCTGGCCGTCCGCTTCCTGCAGGAAGAAATTCGCCGGACAGACTACATTGGCGTCAAAAACATCGTGCTCCACCCGGGCGCCTATACGGACAAGGACGCGGAGTACGGCATTGCGCGAATCGCAGAAGGCTTGAACGAAGTGCTCGCCGGGGTCAAAGACACCGACGTAAAAATCGCGCTGGAAACGATGGCGGGCAAAGGAACAGAGATCGGGCGCAGCTTCGAGGAAATCGCCGCGATCATCGAAAAAGTGGAAGACAACAGCAAGCTCGCCGTCTGCATGGACACTTGCCATATTCACGATGCGGGCTATGATATCGTCCACGATTTTGACGGCGTCCTGGAGCAGTTTGACCGGATTATCGGGCTGGATCGCCTCACCGTCGTCCACCTAAACGACAGCAAAAACTTCCGCGGAGCGCAAAAAGACCGCCACGCGCCCATCGGTGCCGGACTGATCGGCTTCGACGCCATGAGCTACATCGTGAACCACGAGAAAATCCGCCACTTGCCGCTCGTGCTGGAAACGCCGTGGATCGGAAAAGAAAAAGGCAAGGAACGCCCGATGTACGAAGCAGAAATCGCGCTGCTGCGCGGCGAGGTGGAAAAACGGTTCGGGGACGAGTTCATGGACCACGTAGAGCGCCTGGACTACTTTTTCCGCAAACAGGATGTGACCAGACGCGAATACGTCGTCGGCATCTGGGAGCTGTTGAAAAACGACGCGAAAGCCAAAAAAGCGGACAGCCGCGAGCCGATGGAGCGCCTGTACGACATGGCAGTGGAAGCACGGCTGTTCCCGGAGCTGTCTGAAGAGCAGCTCAACCACCGCCTGACCGCCTGGTTCGCGATCCCGAAATTCTCCTAA
- a CDS encoding LacI family DNA-binding transcriptional regulator: MDTHNKVTIEDVAKKAGVGIATVSRAINDSGGISPKTKALVLQVIEELGFTPNTSAQSLKVRQTYQIALAVPDIRNAIIPDIAWSVEQAAKQHGYRVVQINTSGNARTELETVREVKKLHVDGLIIMPLAYPKTLVPLINKASVPVSIINYGKKLDDNVKADVVSMARQEGRLVMEHLIKIGRTRIAYAGAPKDKIEERYIAYESSLTHVDPSLVYFGEDFSFETGRRAADYFFSLKNMPDAIYAVNDMVAIGIVNRFKELGVRVPEDVAIVGIDNNVWTTITTPQISSVSIMGEEVARLATELLLKRIRENGAGAYERVQFEPRLIVRESSVAMIRKPPMDNEL, from the coding sequence GTGGATACCCATAACAAAGTGACGATAGAAGACGTGGCGAAAAAGGCAGGGGTGGGGATTGCGACCGTTTCGCGGGCGATTAACGACAGCGGCGGGATCAGTCCGAAGACGAAAGCGCTGGTGCTGCAAGTAATCGAGGAGCTGGGCTTCACTCCGAACACTTCCGCGCAGAGCCTGAAGGTGCGGCAGACGTATCAGATTGCGCTGGCTGTTCCGGATATTCGCAACGCGATCATTCCCGATATCGCCTGGTCGGTGGAGCAAGCGGCGAAGCAGCATGGCTATCGTGTCGTGCAAATTAACACCTCCGGCAATGCCCGCACAGAGCTGGAAACTGTGCGCGAGGTGAAAAAGCTGCACGTAGACGGGCTGATTATCATGCCGCTCGCCTATCCGAAAACGTTGGTCCCGCTCATCAACAAAGCGAGCGTCCCGGTGTCGATCATCAACTACGGCAAAAAGCTCGACGACAATGTGAAGGCGGATGTGGTCAGCATGGCCCGTCAGGAAGGGCGGCTCGTCATGGAGCACCTGATAAAAATCGGCCGGACGCGCATCGCCTACGCAGGCGCGCCAAAGGACAAGATCGAGGAACGTTACATCGCTTACGAAAGCTCGCTGACACACGTCGATCCTTCGCTCGTCTACTTTGGCGAGGACTTCTCGTTTGAAACAGGGCGGCGGGCGGCTGACTATTTTTTCAGCCTGAAAAACATGCCGGACGCGATCTACGCGGTCAACGACATGGTGGCGATCGGGATTGTGAACCGGTTCAAGGAGCTGGGCGTTCGCGTGCCGGAGGATGTCGCGATCGTGGGGATCGACAACAACGTCTGGACGACGATCACGACTCCGCAGATCAGTTCGGTTTCGATCATGGGGGAGGAAGTGGCTCGGTTGGCTACGGAGCTTTTGCTGAAGCGAATTCGCGAAAACGGGGCAGGAGCGTACGAGCGTGTACAATTTGAGCCAAGGCTTATTGTCAGAGAATCGAGTGTGGCGATGATTCGCAAGCCGCCTATGGATAACGAGCTGTGA
- the cntD gene encoding staphylopine uptake ABC transporter ATP-binding protein CntD, which yields MNVLEVANLQIWDNRTNKQLVAGSSFQLKAGSCLAIVGESGSGKSLTCGAIMRLNGSGLRQSGEIRFQGEDLLALSEKDMRQKRGKQICLIVQNGMRAFDSSCVVGVHLRETLAAHYGWSRDEITARMKTAMESVMLKHPLEIMNKYPHQLSGGMLQRIMIALAIVLAPDLIIADEPTTALDAVSAYEVVEQFIALRQTMGCSLLFVSHDLGAVKKIADEVLVMKAGEVVESGTTQQIFAKAQHEYTRYLVSNKLALSQHFSRVMGGVAVAEG from the coding sequence ATGAACGTACTGGAAGTAGCGAATTTGCAAATTTGGGATAACCGCACCAATAAGCAATTGGTTGCGGGCAGCAGTTTTCAGCTCAAGGCCGGGAGCTGCCTGGCGATTGTCGGCGAGAGTGGCAGCGGGAAGTCGCTGACGTGCGGAGCGATCATGAGATTGAACGGCAGCGGGCTGCGCCAGTCGGGAGAGATACGGTTCCAGGGAGAGGATTTGCTTGCGCTCTCGGAAAAAGACATGCGCCAAAAGCGCGGCAAACAGATTTGCCTGATCGTGCAAAATGGCATGCGTGCCTTTGACTCTTCTTGCGTGGTCGGGGTCCATCTGCGGGAGACGCTCGCCGCGCATTATGGCTGGAGCCGGGATGAGATCACGGCGCGGATGAAAACGGCGATGGAAAGCGTCATGCTGAAACATCCGCTTGAGATCATGAACAAGTACCCGCATCAACTGTCTGGCGGCATGCTGCAGCGGATCATGATTGCGCTGGCGATTGTCCTCGCACCGGATCTGATTATAGCAGATGAGCCGACGACTGCCTTGGACGCCGTTTCTGCGTATGAGGTCGTCGAGCAGTTTATCGCATTGCGGCAAACAATGGGCTGCTCGCTGCTGTTTGTCTCCCACGATCTGGGCGCGGTCAAAAAGATCGCGGATGAAGTGCTGGTCATGAAGGCGGGAGAAGTGGTCGAGAGCGGGACGACCCAGCAAATTTTTGCCAAAGCCCAGCATGAGTACACACGCTATCTGGTGTCCAACAAGCTTGCGCTTAGCCAGCATTTCAGTAGGGTGATGGGAGGCGTCGCGGTTGCTGAAGGTTGA
- the cntC gene encoding staphylopine uptake ABC transporter permease subunit CntC → MRLLKNVLHDKVAVVSLAVLALIALAGIFAPVLAPHDPKAVHMDLRFASASWQYPLGNDQLGRCVLSRLLYGIRPSVLWVFAALVLSAGIGGVVGFVAGYFRGRVDAVLMRLCDVMLSFPGYVMTLAIIGIMGVGLENILLAFVLSKWPWFARVIRSSVRQYAEAEYVKFSKAIGMSHVSIMARHIVPVATPEMAVIASSSFGSMILQISGFSFLGLGVQAPHAEWGMMLNEAREVMFSHPELMLAPGLAIVITVSAVNFLSDALQVALDPKLVRTKEQPQASVFASAVGLQGKGGV, encoded by the coding sequence ATGAGACTGCTGAAAAATGTGCTTCATGACAAAGTCGCTGTAGTTTCGCTCGCTGTGCTTGCGCTGATCGCCTTGGCCGGCATTTTTGCTCCCGTCCTCGCCCCCCATGATCCAAAGGCTGTGCATATGGACCTGCGCTTTGCTTCGGCATCGTGGCAATATCCGCTGGGCAACGATCAGCTCGGGCGCTGCGTGTTGTCCAGACTTCTGTACGGCATTCGCCCCAGCGTGCTGTGGGTGTTCGCGGCGCTTGTCCTGTCGGCAGGAATCGGGGGAGTCGTCGGGTTTGTAGCTGGCTACTTCCGCGGGCGAGTGGATGCGGTTTTGATGCGGTTGTGTGATGTCATGCTGTCTTTTCCGGGGTACGTCATGACATTGGCGATCATCGGGATCATGGGGGTAGGGCTGGAAAATATTTTGCTCGCGTTCGTGCTGTCCAAATGGCCCTGGTTTGCCCGCGTGATCCGCTCATCGGTCAGACAGTATGCCGAAGCGGAGTACGTCAAGTTTTCCAAAGCGATCGGGATGAGCCACGTCTCGATTATGGCCAGGCACATCGTCCCGGTGGCGACGCCTGAGATGGCCGTGATTGCCAGCAGCTCGTTCGGCTCGATGATTTTGCAAATCTCAGGCTTTTCCTTTCTCGGCTTAGGGGTTCAGGCTCCGCATGCGGAGTGGGGCATGATGCTGAACGAAGCGCGGGAAGTCATGTTTTCCCACCCGGAATTAATGCTCGCGCCGGGGCTTGCCATCGTCATCACGGTGTCGGCCGTCAACTTTTTGTCGGACGCGCTCCAGGTCGCGCTCGACCCCAAGCTCGTTCGGACAAAAGAGCAGCCGCAAGCGAGTGTCTTTGCTTCGGCTGTCGGGCTGCAAGGAAAAGGAGGCGTGTGA
- a CDS encoding IS4 family transposase: MDKNTLFSSFGKYISPINIVKFQQRIDETDQDKYVKKLTTKAYLLLFLHAQLQQREGLRAIADDVLSKKFQRELGLSSISPAQLSRKNNRVDPALLEEIFVDLVGQIQRHSGNTYSLRKDMKIIDSTTIGLCLQKYKWATFRKTKAGIKLHLRLVFADQGDVYPEKITITGAKSNDRTQMESLIDEIGMMYVFDRGYVDYEKFDEYTDKGIFFASRLKDNAEIRHLYEFKIPLESSVLSDSMILLGTPQKRVDNVLRLIETLDSKGNLIRIITNRFDLEAEELSDIYRWRWQIELFFKWIKQHVKIKNFYGTSENAVRNQVLLALIAYCLLLLVKLEQNSQHSLLQIRRWLKVFLWQTFEQWIGRMNYQSKRTSRGRQKRN, from the coding sequence ATGGACAAGAATACCCTATTTTCTTCATTTGGTAAATACATTTCACCCATTAATATTGTGAAATTTCAACAACGGATAGACGAAACGGATCAGGACAAGTACGTGAAAAAGTTAACGACCAAAGCATATCTACTCCTGTTTTTGCATGCTCAACTTCAGCAACGAGAAGGACTCCGAGCCATTGCAGATGATGTTTTATCAAAGAAATTCCAGCGAGAGTTAGGACTGTCGTCGATTAGTCCCGCTCAGCTTAGTCGCAAAAACAATCGAGTAGATCCAGCTTTGCTTGAAGAAATATTTGTTGACCTTGTAGGGCAAATTCAGAGACACTCGGGCAACACGTATTCCCTTCGAAAAGACATGAAAATCATTGATTCTACAACGATTGGGCTGTGTTTGCAGAAGTACAAATGGGCAACTTTCCGTAAAACCAAGGCTGGCATCAAACTTCATCTTCGTCTCGTCTTTGCCGACCAGGGGGATGTGTATCCTGAAAAAATAACCATCACGGGTGCCAAGTCCAATGACCGCACTCAAATGGAATCGTTGATTGATGAGATCGGTATGATGTACGTCTTTGATCGAGGGTATGTGGATTATGAAAAATTTGATGAATACACGGACAAAGGCATCTTTTTCGCTTCTCGTCTAAAAGATAACGCCGAAATCCGTCATCTTTATGAATTCAAAATCCCCTTGGAAAGCTCCGTTTTATCGGATTCCATGATCCTTCTTGGAACGCCTCAAAAGCGGGTAGATAACGTGCTGCGACTCATTGAAACGCTTGATTCGAAGGGAAATCTCATTCGAATCATTACGAATCGGTTCGACCTGGAAGCAGAAGAACTCAGCGACATCTATCGTTGGCGTTGGCAAATTGAGCTGTTTTTCAAGTGGATAAAGCAGCATGTAAAGATCAAGAACTTCTATGGAACGAGTGAAAATGCGGTACGAAACCAAGTATTACTCGCACTCATTGCCTACTGCCTGTTGCTCCTTGTCAAACTGGAACAAAACAGTCAGCACAGCTTGTTGCAGATCAGGAGATGGCTAAAAGTGTTTCTTTGGCAAACGTTCGAACAATGGATAGGTAGAATGAATTACCAGTCCAAACGAACATCCAGAGGGCGACAGAAAAGGAATTAG
- a CDS encoding ABC transporter ATP-binding protein yields MLKVDGVEKAYRKGGFFSKEKEQVLAGISFECGHGECLGIIGESGSGKSTLGRLLLGIEQPDRGSVLFEGESVTKRRGRNGRISAVFQDYTSSINPFYTVEAALMEPLRMMGMGKKEADSKLDFLLAQVGLDSTYRSKHPHELSGGQAQRVCIARAIATEPKCIVLDEAISSLDGSVQMQVLELLKDLRNTYRMGYIFITHDLQAAAYLCDRVMIVRSGRVEETVSVEQLGNVQSAYAKKLLQTVML; encoded by the coding sequence TTGCTGAAGGTTGACGGTGTAGAAAAAGCGTATAGAAAAGGCGGCTTTTTTTCCAAGGAGAAAGAGCAGGTGCTGGCTGGCATCAGCTTCGAATGCGGGCACGGGGAATGCCTAGGAATCATCGGCGAGAGCGGCAGCGGCAAATCTACCTTGGGGCGGCTGCTGCTCGGAATCGAGCAGCCGGACCGGGGCAGCGTGTTGTTCGAGGGAGAAAGCGTGACCAAGCGCAGAGGGAGAAACGGCAGGATCAGCGCCGTTTTTCAAGACTACACGTCCTCGATCAACCCGTTTTACACGGTCGAGGCGGCATTGATGGAGCCGCTTAGGATGATGGGGATGGGGAAAAAGGAAGCCGACAGCAAGCTCGATTTTTTGCTTGCGCAAGTCGGGCTTGATTCCACTTATCGCAGCAAGCATCCGCACGAGCTGTCGGGCGGGCAGGCCCAGCGGGTGTGCATCGCCAGAGCGATCGCGACGGAGCCGAAGTGCATCGTGCTGGACGAAGCGATCAGCTCGCTGGACGGATCGGTTCAGATGCAGGTGCTGGAACTGCTGAAAGACTTGCGCAACACTTACCGCATGGGCTACATCTTCATCACGCACGATTTGCAGGCGGCCGCCTATTTGTGCGACAGAGTGATGATCGTCCGCAGCGGGCGGGTGGAGGAAACCGTTTCGGTCGAGCAACTGGGCAACGTGCAGTCCGCCTATGCCAAAAAGCTGCTGCAAACAGTCATGCTCTAA
- the cntE gene encoding staphylopine family metallophore export MFS transporter CntE, with the protein MRGALAWPFLRLYLLTLFYFSANSILNVIIPLQGSSLGASNTTIGIIMGAYLFTTMLLRPWAGHIIQKRGPIKVLRTILVLNGVALILYTFTGLEGYFVARMLQGVCTAFFSMALQLGIIDALPEKERSQGISMYSLCAYLPGIVGPLLALGIWQPGEMNSFTFAMVAIAVLTGVVGFTAKIDKEDAQAKAEAKVEQKAVGFSSFSQFVKNPHLFTCSVLMLTASLVFGAVTAFIPLYALQITGGHAGIFLMLQAGTVVLARFVLRKKIPSDGKWRASFVMGVMLILAVAAQSVSLSTFSAAGGFLFFYVGAVLMGIAQALLYPTLTTYLTFVLPQASRNVLIGLFIATADLGVSLGGIVMGPVADLSSYSFMYMLCAVLGVAMILFAYERRKALAEATASAKPAS; encoded by the coding sequence GTGAGAGGAGCGTTGGCCTGGCCATTTTTGCGGTTGTACCTTTTGACTCTTTTCTATTTTAGCGCCAACTCGATCCTGAACGTCATCATTCCGTTGCAAGGCTCTTCGCTGGGAGCTTCCAATACAACCATCGGGATTATTATGGGCGCGTATTTGTTTACGACGATGCTGCTTCGCCCGTGGGCTGGCCACATCATTCAAAAGCGCGGGCCGATCAAGGTGTTGCGTACGATTCTCGTCCTCAACGGGGTAGCCTTGATCTTGTACACGTTTACCGGACTGGAAGGGTATTTTGTCGCCCGCATGCTGCAAGGGGTGTGCACCGCCTTTTTCTCCATGGCTTTGCAGCTCGGGATTATTGATGCCCTGCCGGAAAAGGAGCGGTCCCAAGGGATCTCCATGTACTCGCTGTGCGCGTACTTGCCGGGGATTGTCGGGCCGCTGCTCGCTCTCGGCATCTGGCAGCCAGGTGAGATGAACAGCTTCACTTTTGCGATGGTGGCGATCGCCGTTTTGACAGGCGTAGTCGGGTTTACCGCCAAAATCGACAAAGAGGATGCGCAGGCCAAGGCTGAAGCGAAAGTCGAGCAGAAGGCGGTCGGCTTTTCGTCCTTCAGCCAGTTTGTGAAAAACCCGCACCTGTTTACATGCAGCGTGCTGATGCTGACCGCTTCTCTTGTGTTCGGAGCGGTTACTGCTTTTATCCCGTTGTACGCCCTGCAAATTACAGGCGGTCATGCGGGCATTTTCCTCATGCTGCAGGCGGGGACGGTTGTCCTGGCGCGGTTTGTCTTGCGGAAAAAAATTCCTTCCGACGGGAAGTGGCGCGCCTCTTTTGTCATGGGCGTCATGTTGATACTGGCCGTGGCGGCGCAAAGTGTCAGCCTTTCGACCTTTTCGGCCGCCGGAGGCTTTCTGTTTTTTTATGTCGGGGCTGTGCTGATGGGGATTGCGCAGGCGCTGCTCTATCCGACGCTGACGACGTATTTGACCTTTGTGCTGCCCCAGGCGAGCCGCAATGTTTTGATCGGCTTGTTTATTGCGACGGCTGATTTGGGCGTTTCGCTCGGGGGGATCGTCATGGGGCCGGTGGCGGATTTGTCTTCTTATTCGTTCATGTACATGCTGTGCGCAGTGTTAGGCGTGGCGATGATTTTGTTTGCCTACGAGCGGCGCAAGGCATTGGCCGAGGCAACGGCGAGCGCGAAGCCAGCTTCCTAG